Proteins encoded together in one Impatiens glandulifera chromosome 1, dImpGla2.1, whole genome shotgun sequence window:
- the LOC124916512 gene encoding uncharacterized protein LOC124916512 encodes MTEIEVDLENGRIKINIDNDEETDDTNQSPDEEDIREVEEEVRLLPINKAAKPPRPPRGPSIDAGDVKLMKEIGMIKRARVERLKALRKKKEKIISSSQSKTSNNMAAMVITLLFFLVVIFQGCGGSHNVSGKT; translated from the exons atGACTGAAATTGAAG ttgaTCTGGAAAATGGGAGGATCAAGATAAACATTGATAACGATGAAGAAACAGATGATACGAACCAGAGTCCAGATGAGGAAGATATTAgagaagtagaagaagaagtGAGATTATTACCGATTAACAAGGCGGCGAAACCGCCTCGGCCGCCAAGAGGGCCATCAATAGATGCCGGCGATGTAAAATTGATGAAGGAAATAGGTATGATAAAACGGGCTAGGGTTGAAAGATTGAAAGCTCtgaggaagaagaaggagaagattatttcttcttctcAGTCTAAAACCAGTAATAATATGGCTGCCATGGTTATTACATTGCTGTTCTTTCTTGTGGTAATTTTCCAAG GATGCGGTGGTTCTCATAATGTTTCAGGGAAGACCTAA